The nucleotide window TGGCTGCTCGAAGGCTATTTCGTCCGCACGCTGGGCATGCACCGCGTCTACAACAGCGCGTTCATGAACATGCTGCGCGATGAGGAGAACGCGAAATATCGTTCCTATCTGCAAAAGACCATTGAGTTCGATGCCGATATTCTCAAGCGCTACGTGAACTTCATGAGTAATCCCGATGAAAGAACGGCGATTGATCAATTCGGGACCGGCGACAAATACTTCGGTGTCTGCACCATGATGGCGACCTTGCCCGGCCTGCCCATGTTCGGCCACGGGCAGATCGAAGCCTTCACCGAGAAGTACGGCATGGAGTTCAAGAAAGCCCGCTACGACGAATGGCCGAATGAGGATCTCGTCGCCCGGCATATGCGGGAGATCGCGCCGCTGCTCAAGAACCGCGCGCTTTTTGCCGAAAGCCAGAACTTCGCTTTCTACGACTTCTGGACCGAGAGCGGCACGGTCGACGAGAACGTCTTCGCCTATTCCAACCGCCGGGGAGATCAGCGAGCGCTGGTTCTCTTCCACAATCGTTATGGCGAGACGCAGGGCACAGTACACAACGCGACCCCGATGATGGACAAGGGCGCAGGTGGACTGGTGCAGCGGCGTCTGCACGAGGCGCTGGCACTGCCGTCTGGCAACGGCGCAATCCTGGCCTGCGAGGATACAGCCTCCGGACTGAAGTATCTCTTCCGTGCCGGAGCCATCGAGCACCACGGCCTCCGCTTCGAGCTGCGTGCCTACCAGTACGCGGTGTTGCAGGGCTGGCGGGTGATGGTGCCCACGGCGGAATATCCATGGGATCAGTTGTGCGACGTACTCGGCGGCGCAGGCGTGCGTGATCTGGACGAGGCACTGGTACGCCTGCGGCTCCGGCCCGTCCACGAGGCGCTGAAAGAGGCACTGAGCCCGGTGCTGGTCGAGGGCTTTATCGAGACCGTGGAAGCCACCGCAGCGCCTGCAAGGATCAACAAAGCAGAGACGCAGGCCACTCCTGCAGCAGGTTCTGTTTTTGTCCTCGGGCTTGCTGACCGCGCAGAAGACTTCTACCGCCGGGTTTCGGAGAGGGTAGATCTTCCGCTCCCCGGGAAGGCTCTGCAGGAAAACCTCGACGGCCTTCAGAAGCTGCCGGGACTGCTTGAGAAGCTCAACGGCGAGGCTGCCGAGGGCGCGCGGCGCATCCTGCCGATGGCGCAAAGCGCGGAGCGTGCAAGCGCGCTATGGGCGCCAATCCTGGCCTGGCAGATGTTAACGTCACTGGCTTCGCAGCCTGAGGAGAGAGGGGAACTCTTTGACCGGCTGCGTCTACGGGAGGCGCTCGCAGAAGCCTTCTGGCGGCTGGGCCTAGTGGGCGAAGGCGCATGGCGGGCAGCGGCTCGGGTCCGCATCCTGCTCTCGGAAGAGTTTGCGGGCAGCGGCCTGGAGAGCGAGACAGAGACGCGGAACTCCCACTTCTGGGAAGATCCGGAGGTTCGCTGGCTGCTGGCGGTGAATGAGTCCGACGGTATCGCCTATTTCAACCAGGAATGCCTGGAGGAACTCTTCTGGTGGGTCCAGCTTCCCGGTCTTCTGTCCGGTGAGGAGACAGCGGCAGACATCACGGAGCGCTTCACCCTGTGGATGCAGCGGGCCGAGGAGTCAGGCTTCCAGCTGGAAGCGTTCCTCAAGCCAGAGCAGGAAGAAGCCAAGGATGCCGAAGCGGAGGAGAGTGAGGTCTCCGAGACAGTGAAAATGGTCGAGATTGCGGAGGATAAACCTGTAATCGAAGAGGAACCGGCCAGCAGCAAAGCGGGCGTGGAATAGGGCAGCAGTTCCGCGACGATTGCAAACTTCCCCTCAAGCTTTTGCTTGAGGGGAAGTATCTGTAAGGCGAAAGCGCCCTGCGTGCAGCAGTTACTCGATGCCGAGCTTCTTCTGCATCTGCTCGAGGGAAATGCCCTTGGTCTCGGGATAGACGAAGAGCACGACAAAGAACTGCAGCGCCATCATGGCCGCGAAGAACGCGAAGGGCGCTCCGGCCGAGTGCTTCGCCACCGGCGGGAAGGCGAAGGAGATGGCGGCGTTCATGATCCAGTGCGAAGAGCTGCCCAGGCTCTGCCCCTTGGCGCGAACGCGCGTGGGAAAGACTTCGCTGATATAAACCCAGATCACCGATCCCTGCGAGATCGCGAAGAAGAAGATAAAGCCGACGATGAGCCACAGCAGGGCATCCTGGTGCTGGTGCGTGTGGAAGACATAGGCAACACCGGCCAGTGCAACCGTGGTGCCGACCGAGCCGACGAGCAGCAGCGTCTTGCGGCCCAGCTTATCGATCACGCTCATGGCCAGCAGCGTCGCGACCAGATTCATCAGGCCGACGAGCACCGATTGTTTATCCCCGGAGAGCTTGCTGAAGCCCGCTGAATTGAAGATCGACGGCAGGTAATACAGGATCGCGTTGATGCCCGAGAGCTGGTTGAAGCAGCCAATGCTGGCCGCAAGAAAGATGGGCAGCCAGTACTTCTTGCGGAAGAGCGGCTCGTTCCGCGATGCCCGCTCGAGGTGGATCGAATCGACGATCTCCTTGAGTTCCTGTTCGGTGTTCGTCGAGCCCATCATGCGAAGAACTTCGCGGGCCTCATCCACGCGGCTCTGGGTCACGAGCCAGCGTGAGCTGCGCGGAATGCCGAAGAGCAGTACGAGAAAGAGCAGCGCAGGGAGTGCTGCCACGCCCAGCTGCCAGCGCCATTCCAGGGCGCCAAGGTTCATGCCGGCGATCAGGAAGTTGGAGGCATACGCCAGCAGAATGCCGATGACGATATTGATCTGGAAGAGCCCGACGAGCCGTCCGCGCCATTGCGCCGGCGCAAGCTCGGCGATATAGACCGGGCCGAGCACCGAAGAGCCGCCGATGCCCAGGCCGCCGATGAAGCGGAATGCAATCAGCATCGGCCAGTTCCAGGCGAAGGCGCAACCTACGGCGGAGATCACGTAGAGGAAGGCCATGATGCGCAGCGCCTCACGTCCACCGATCTTCTGGCCGAGTTCGCCGGAGGTCATCGCCCCGATCACTGTGCCGAAGAGCGCGATCGAAACGGTGAGCCCAAGCTTGAAGGCGGAAAGATGAAAGACGTCGGTGAGCTGCTGCGTTGTGCCGGAGATGACGGCCGTATCGAAGCCGAAGAGCAGGCCGCCCAGAGCGCCGACAAGCGTGCCTTTTGCGAGATAGTAGTTGATTCGCATCCTGGCGAAGAGGTCCTTCCCAGAGGATTGGCCCAGGTATGGGCCCGGATAGTGATTGGGCCCGTGATCGCGAGCCCGGCCTAAAAACCTTAGATCGGAAGCTTAGTTGGCTTCTAATTCGAGAAAGGGAAGAATACATGCGCCGAGCAACCCTGCGTCAGGGCCAAGCTCTGCGGGGAGAACTCGCGTCGCTCCGCGCGGATGGCCGGCGGCAATCTTGCTGCCAGGTGCAGTGAGACGGTAAACGTAGCTGCGGCGATTCAATTCTTCGAAGAGCGCGCCTTCCATCAGATGCCAGGCCTGAACCAGACCGCCGCCGAGAGTATAGAGAGGCAGGTTCAGCGTGTTGACGAGCGCAGCGAGTCCGATGCCGAGAGCGCGGCCTGCGTCGGCGAAGATGCGAGCGGCGTCGGCATTGCCGGCATCGGCCGCATGAGCCAGCGAGCGGGCTGTCCAGCGCGGAGCGCCTTCCGACTGCACAAGTTCAGGAGCCGAGCCATCGGCAATGCGCTCATACGCAATGCGGACGACGGCAGTGGCCGAGGCGTAGAGCTCAAGGCAGCCGTTGCTGCCGCAGGTGCATGCGGGGCCATCGACATAAATGGTTGCGTGACCGGCTTCCCCGGCCATGCCGTGCGCGCCATCCCATACACGGCCATTCAGGATGATGCCGTTGCCGACGCCCGTGCCGAGCGTCAGCATGCAGAGGGAATCGAGGCCGAGGCTCTTGCCGAGTCCGAGCCGAACTTCCGCGAGAGCGGCGAGATTCGCATCCGATTCGACGATCACGTCGCGCCGCAGGCGGGCATCGAGGCGAGCCTTCAGTTCAAAGCCATCCCAGCCAGGAAAATTGGGAAGGTTATGCAGGCGGCCGGTTGGAAGTTCGAGCGGTCCCGGAGTGCCGACACCGACACCCACCAATGTGTGGGCGGACGAGAAGCGTGCTTCGAGGGTTTCGATGGCCTGACACATATCCTCGAGGACCGCGTCACGACCGGCGGCTAAACGGGTAGGCAGGAGGATGGAATCGAGGATGGAATCCGCTTCGGTATAAGCTGCGATTCGAAGATTCGTGCCTCCGAGATCGACGCCGATGCTGTATTGTGCCACTTCAACCTCTTTTCAGATGAGCGGGCGATACCCCGTCCCTGGGTGGCAAAACTGCCTTCTATTGGAACGCCAAAACTGCACCCATGGTATCGATACCGAGCCGGAAATTCAAGCAACTTCAGTAGTTAGACGCTATGAAAAATGGAAAGTTTGAGGCCGGACTGCACCGTCCGGCTCGAAAAAGACACAGGCTGCGCGGAAGGCGCAGCCTGTGTCCATGCAGAAAAACTGGCCGTTCAATTTTGGATGGAATGCGTCTCGGCCAGAGAGTTCGCGGCATAGGCCGATCTCTGGGGCAGAGCTGTGGTATCGGCTTTCGCAGTGGCGGAGTCCGCAGGCTGATTCGGTCCCAGTCCCAGCTTGATGAGCGCGCGGGAATCGGGGGTGAGCTTGGTCTGCCAGCCGTGATCGGACTGGTACCGGATCATGGCCGCCTGGGTATCTGCATCCCACTGGCCGCTGGGCGTGCCGGTAAGGTAGTTCTCGCGGATGAGCGCCGTCTGAATCTCTCTGGCGCGATCGGAATCGATGCCGCGCTGGCCCTGAATGACATGGTGCACAGCGACGTGCTTGGCCTTCTTCGAAGAGGTCTTGTGATGTCCGGAGGTAGGGGCGCGATGTGCTCGGCTGGCCACGGCAGGTGTGACCGCCAGCGCCGTCATGAGAAGAAATGACTTGCAGGCTCGAAAAGAAAGCATGCTTGGGAGGAACCTCATTGACTGAAAATCGACGCTTAATCGTTAAACCATCATACCTGACGGGTACTGTCGCTCAGGCTAAAAGCAAATAATCGGGAAATCAATAGAAAAACAAGGGCTCCCCGTTACTCCGGGGAGCCCTTGTTTTTCCTGGTTCCATTTTAGGGCAGGGTTCCGCCCACGTAATGGCTGCCCAGACTGCGGTGTTGCGGATCGACGACCTCGAACGCGACGTCTGATCCGGACTTGAGGGCTGCGACAATGCGACCGAATTCCGCCGCACTATGTACCGGCTGGCGGTTGACGGCCACGATGACGAATCCCTGGAAGTCGCCAAGACCGGCTTCATCGGCAAAGGAGCCAGGCTTGACATTCTCGATGACCACGCCATGGAGTCCGGCAGGAGCACCCTGCGGGATGTCGCTGACCTGGAGCCCGAGTTTCGCCTGGGCTGCGTCCGGAGCCGAGGGGCTGGAGTTGTCGTCATCGTCGCTCGCGCCGCTGTTGGCGGCTGCGATCATCTTGGCGCGGTCGCCGATGGTGACGGTGGCGGTTAAGGACTTGCCGTCCCGCAGGTAGCCGAGTGTCACGGTCGTGCCGGGCTTGCGGGCGGAGATGTCGTCGACCAGATCGTTGCCGTCCTTAATGGAGCGGCCATCGATGCTGGTGATGATGTCGTTCGGCTTGAGACCGGCCTTATCGGCAGGGAACCCAGACTGGACAGTATTGATCATCACGCCGTTCTTGAATCCATAAACGCGGGCTACAGCCGGGGAGATGCTGGGCTGGAAGGTAATGCCGATGCTGCCGCGGATGACCTTGTGCTCAGGCGAGATGAGCTGGTTGTAGACGCTGACGATGACGTTCGCGGGCATCGCGAAGCCGATACCGGCATAGGTGCCCGACTGGGTGAAGATGGCGGTGTTCATGCCGATGACTTCACCGGCCATGTTCAGCAGCGGGCCGCCGGAGTTACCGGGGTTGATGGCCGCGTCGGTCTGGATGAAGTGCTGGAACTGCCCGGCCTGGCTCTGATCGATGGTGCGGTTCTTGGCCGAGACGATGCCGGCGGTCACGGTTTGCGAAAGCGTGAAGGGGCTGCCGATGGCAATCACCCAGTCACCCACCTGCGCGCCGTCCGAGTTTCCGAGATTAACCGTCGGAAGCGGCTTGTCGGTCTTGATCTTGATGACTGCGATGTCGGTGTCCTTATCGACGCCGACGACGGTTGCGGGGCGGCCCTGCAGGCCATTGCCGGAATCAGGATCGCCGGGCAGCTTCACGAAGATCTTGTCGGCCTTATCCACGACGTGATTGTTGGTGATGATGTAGCCGCGGGGATCGACGATGAAGCCCGAGCCGAGCGATTCGCGCTCCTGGCCGGCGTCATCCTGCCCGCCCTGCGGGCCCATACCGAAGAAGCGGTTGAAGAAGTCCTGCAGGTTGTTCTGGTTCTGATCCTGATCGTCGCCACCCTGGCCGTCCTGGTCGTCATCGCCGTCATCGGGAGACTGCTGCTGCTGGGGCGGGGCCACACTGCGGCCGTGGAGCTTGCGGGACTGCTGGCGCTCCTTGGGCAGGGTGATGGTGTTGATGTTCACCACCGCCGGCTCGACTTGTTTGGCGATACGGGTGAAGTCGGTGGAGAGATCGCGGGGCGCGGGCACCTTCAGCGGCGTCGCGTCGGAGGTATCGACCTTTGAGGACTCCTGGCCGCGCACGCCATGGGCGGCGATGGAGCCGATGAGGATGCCAGCCGAGAGGGTGGCGAGAATCGTAAAGGTGGATGCGAGACGGCGGTAGCGGAGCCGTCCTAAAAGTGATTTCATCTCGGGTCTAACCTCGTGTCTTCCGTGAATCGGCATGAACGATGAGTGCGATCGGTGTGACTGTCTCCGCAGCCAGATGCATTCCTAAGTATAAATCTCCTGCGGAGGCGATGGTTGCCATGCCGGAGCCGGTTCTAGAGATAGACGAAGGATCGGTTGGTTGCGATGCATAACTAAAGTATTGGCGCGGCCTCGTGGGCTGTTGCTTGGATGCGCGCGGGGATCAGTTCGGTTACAGCGATGCCTGCAAGGATGAGCAGCGCTCCGGATCCGGAGCGCAAACCGAGCCGCTCACGGAGAACGACAAAAGAAGTGAGCCAGGCGAAGACCGGCTCCAGGGTCAGCAGCAGTGCGGTGTGGGTCGCGGGCAGATATTGCTGTGCCCAGCTCTGGATGGTGAAGGCGGCCGCTGTCGCGAGCACGGCAGCGATGGCAATGGCAATCCATACGCGAGCGGAAAGATGCAGGTGAGGGTGCTCGAAGATGGGCAGGCTCAATGCCATGAAGAGGGTGGCGAAGCCGACCTGCAGCACTGCGAGCTGCTCGAAAGGAAATCGCGGCGAAAAATGCGCGAGGGCGAGCATATGGAAGGCGAATCCGAAGGCGCAGCCGAGTGAGAGCAGGTCTCCGAGATTGGCGGTGTGGAAATCGAGCGCGCCATGCGCCGGAGTGGTGAGCAGGACAATTCCGGTAAAGGCCAGCACCGCACCGAGGTAGGCATTCCAGGAGGGTGCGTGACTGCCCGCCGGGCGCAGGCGCGGAAAGATCAGCAGCATGGGCACGATCACCACCACCAGGCCGGTGATAAAGGCCGATTTCGCCGGGGTGGTAAGCCGCAGGCCGGCAGTCTGGAACTGGTAGCCCATGGCAAGAAAGAATCCGACAACCGCTCCGGCCAGGATCGTCTTCCGGTTCAAACCGGCAAGGCGGCGTCCATAAATAGCTGCGAGGCAGATAGTGGCGATCGCCATACGCAGCAGGTTGAAGAGCAGAGGCGATATGTCGGTAAGCGCGTCCTTGACGAGGACGAAGGTCGTACCCCAGATGAAGACCACAGCCAGCATCAGGAGATGGGCGAGCGTCGAGCGGTTCTTCTCCGTGGCAGCGGCGGAGGCGGCATGCATTCTGTGAGCGTAGCAGGTGCGAATTTTGACCAGAAATGCAGGGAATCTATCCATGGACCATCGCCGTTTGTGGCTCGGAGCATGGAGAATACGGGGGATGGATTCTTCTGAAACGAAAGCAGCACCCATAGCAGAGGTGGAAGCAGCGCCGGCGCAGGGGCGGCGCGCAGCGGTGACCTTCATCATGGTCACTGTGGCGCTGGACATGCTGGCCATGGGGATGATCGCGCCAGTTCTGCCGCGCCTGGTTGCGGACTTTGCCGGTGGCAGCGAAGCGCATGGCGCAGAAATCTACGGGCTCTTCGGCACGGTATGGGCGGTAATGCAGTTCTTTTTCTCGCCGATGCTCGGAGCACTGTCGGACCGCTTTGGCCGCCGGCCGGTGATCCTGCTCTCGAACTTCGGGCTGGGGATGGATTACTTCGTCATGGCGCTGGCGCCCAACCTGCGCTGGCTCTTCGCTGGACGGTTGATCTCCGGAATCACGGCGGCGAGCATTCCCACGGCCATGGCCTACATCGCCGATGTGACGCCGCCGAAGAAGCGGGCCGAGGCATTCGGGATGATCTCCGCGGCCTTCGGCGTGGGTTTTGTGCTCGGACCGGCGCTGGGCGGCGTTCTGGGCAACTACAACCCGAAGCTGCCGTTCTGGGTAGCCGGCGCCATGAGCCTTCTGAATGCCTGCTACGGGTTGTTCGTGCTGCCCGAATCGCTGGGCCGTGAGCTGCGCGGAAGGTTCTCCTGGAAACGGGCGAATCCGGTGGGCTCACTTACGCTCCTCCGTCGGCATCGCGAGCTGCTGGGGCTGGCGGGGGTGCTCTTCCTGAGCTACCTGACGCAGCAGTCGCTGATGAACACCTGGGTGCTCTATCTGGACTATCGCTTCCACTGGACCAACCGGGCCGTGGGCCTGTCGCTTGCGCTGGTCGGGGTATGCTCGGCACTGGTCGGCGCGTTGCTGGTCAAGAAGACAGTGCGGGCTTTGGGCGACCGGCTGACCCTGCTTCTCGGGCTGGGAGTCGGATGGATCGGTTTTGCGACCTTCGGGCTTGCGCCGACGAGTGCGCTCTTCGTGGCAGGCATCCCCATCATGTCGATCTGGGGGCTCTGCGGACCACCGGCGCAAGGGCTGATGACCCGTCACGTGAGCGCTCAGGAGCAGGGGCAGCTCCAGGGCGCGGTGCAGTGTATCCGTGGCCTGACCGCGCTGATCGGGCCAGGGATGTTTACCTCGGTATTTGCATGGGCTGTCCGGCCGGGAAACCCGGTGCACCTGCCGGGTGCGCCGTTTGTGCTGGCAGCAGCCATCCTGCTCGCGGCGCTGCCGCTGGCCCTGCTGGTGACACGGAACACCGCAGCCGCCTGATTCCTGCCACGCGCAAGCCGACTGTCGGCCTGCGGATCACTCTCTTTCTGTCCATTACTCTCTAAAAGAGAGTAATGGACAGAAAGAGAGATATGCGCCAAAAGAGAGCGAACTCCGGGCTAGATTCCTGCCATGGCCAGCAGCAGGAGCAGGACGCGGCGCAGACCGAGTTCGCGGCCGCGGGCGTCATACCACTCGGCGCGGGTGTGAATGCCGCCGCCCTCGCCGCCTCCGCCGAGGGTGACGGCAGGCACGCCGAGAGCGAGCGGGATATTGGCGTCCGTTGAGGCGACCCGGGGCTCGGTGTGGATATTGAGGTGCCGATCGACGGCGAAGAGGTTGTCGTAGAGGGCGGTGTCCTTGCGCAGGCGGCCAGCCGGACGGGAGCCGATCTTGTCGATCATGAAGGCCAGGGGAGCATGCTTGCGCGCGCGCTGTGCCGCCTGCTGGTTCGCCGCGAGCACGGCATCTTCCATCGCGCGGTGGACCTCGACTTCGAGGCGGATCAGCTGCTCGGGCGCCGTGGAGCGGGTGTCGATGCGGGCCGTGGCGCTCTCCGGAATGGTGTTGACGGAGGTGCCGCCTTCGATGGTGCCGATATTGAGGGTGGTGCGCGGCGACGCGGGCATCTCCAGGGTCGCGATGCGGGCGATGGCCTGGCTGAGTACCGTAATGGGATTCGGCCGGTCGGAGTCCGTCCAGGAATGACCGCCCGGGCCGGTGATCGTGACCTGGAATCGCTGGCTGCCCAGGGCATCGGTCACGGCGACTTCGTGACCGGCGCCATCGAGGACGAGATGCGCGGTGATGCGGTCGCGCCAGGGGGCTTCGTCATAGATATGACGCATGCCGCGCAGGTTGCCTTCGCCTTCTTCGCCGACATTGCCCACAAAGTAGATATCGCATTCAGGGACGAGGCCGGCGTGTTCGAAGGCTGCCGTCAGAGCAAGCAGGCAGGCCAGACCTGCTCCGTTGTCGCAGGCTCCCGGGGCTTCGAGCCGCGTACCGTTGAGCCTGGGTTCGATCACCGTGCCTGAAGGGAAAACCGTATCGAGATGAGCCGAGAGGAGCACCGCATCTTCGCAGGGAAGCGCCGCATGGCGCAGGCCGACCGCGTTCCCGACAGCGTCGATGCGGACATCGGAGAGGCCGAAATCCCGAAAGCGATTGCAGAGCCATTCGGCCCGGGCACGCTCTTCGAAGGGCGGCGCGGGGATCGAGACCAGTTCCGATTGCCAATGCAGAACCTGCGGCTGCTGGAGATGGAGCCAGCGAAAGGCGGCGTGGACGCGGCGATCCGCCGCAATCTGCGCCACGCGGGCGAAAGCGGAGGTGGGGGCGGCGGAAGACATGAATCCCCAGCCTAACAGGGGACTGGCCGTCCAGGCCTTTCGCTTCCGGCTGCTGCGCGCAGGGCGATTCG belongs to Silvibacterium dinghuense and includes:
- a CDS encoding ROK family protein; translated protein: MAQYSIGVDLGGTNLRIAAYTEADSILDSILLPTRLAAGRDAVLEDMCQAIETLEARFSSAHTLVGVGVGTPGPLELPTGRLHNLPNFPGWDGFELKARLDARLRRDVIVESDANLAALAEVRLGLGKSLGLDSLCMLTLGTGVGNGIILNGRVWDGAHGMAGEAGHATIYVDGPACTCGSNGCLELYASATAVVRIAYERIADGSAPELVQSEGAPRWTARSLAHAADAGNADAARIFADAGRALGIGLAALVNTLNLPLYTLGGGLVQAWHLMEGALFEELNRRSYVYRLTAPGSKIAAGHPRGATRVLPAELGPDAGLLGACILPFLELEAN
- a CDS encoding trypsin-like peptidase domain-containing protein — its product is MKSLLGRLRYRRLASTFTILATLSAGILIGSIAAHGVRGQESSKVDTSDATPLKVPAPRDLSTDFTRIAKQVEPAVVNINTITLPKERQQSRKLHGRSVAPPQQQQSPDDGDDDQDGQGGDDQDQNQNNLQDFFNRFFGMGPQGGQDDAGQERESLGSGFIVDPRGYIITNNHVVDKADKIFVKLPGDPDSGNGLQGRPATVVGVDKDTDIAVIKIKTDKPLPTVNLGNSDGAQVGDWVIAIGSPFTLSQTVTAGIVSAKNRTIDQSQAGQFQHFIQTDAAINPGNSGGPLLNMAGEVIGMNTAIFTQSGTYAGIGFAMPANVIVSVYNQLISPEHKVIRGSIGITFQPSISPAVARVYGFKNGVMINTVQSGFPADKAGLKPNDIITSIDGRSIKDGNDLVDDISARKPGTTVTLGYLRDGKSLTATVTIGDRAKMIAAANSGASDDDDNSSPSAPDAAQAKLGLQVSDIPQGAPAGLHGVVIENVKPGSFADEAGLGDFQGFVIVAVNRQPVHSAAEFGRIVAALKSGSDVAFEVVDPQHRSLGSHYVGGTLP
- a CDS encoding sugar porter family MFS transporter — protein: MRINYYLAKGTLVGALGGLLFGFDTAVISGTTQQLTDVFHLSAFKLGLTVSIALFGTVIGAMTSGELGQKIGGREALRIMAFLYVISAVGCAFAWNWPMLIAFRFIGGLGIGGSSVLGPVYIAELAPAQWRGRLVGLFQINIVIGILLAYASNFLIAGMNLGALEWRWQLGVAALPALLFLVLLFGIPRSSRWLVTQSRVDEAREVLRMMGSTNTEQELKEIVDSIHLERASRNEPLFRKKYWLPIFLAASIGCFNQLSGINAILYYLPSIFNSAGFSKLSGDKQSVLVGLMNLVATLLAMSVIDKLGRKTLLLVGSVGTTVALAGVAYVFHTHQHQDALLWLIVGFIFFFAISQGSVIWVYISEVFPTRVRAKGQSLGSSSHWIMNAAISFAFPPVAKHSAGAPFAFFAAMMALQFFVVLFVYPETKGISLEQMQKKLGIE
- a CDS encoding peptidoglycan-binding domain-containing protein, giving the protein MLSFRACKSFLLMTALAVTPAVASRAHRAPTSGHHKTSSKKAKHVAVHHVIQGQRGIDSDRAREIQTALIRENYLTGTPSGQWDADTQAAMIRYQSDHGWQTKLTPDSRALIKLGLGPNQPADSATAKADTTALPQRSAYAANSLAETHSIQN
- a CDS encoding DMT family transporter, whose amino-acid sequence is MHAASAAATEKNRSTLAHLLMLAVVFIWGTTFVLVKDALTDISPLLFNLLRMAIATICLAAIYGRRLAGLNRKTILAGAVVGFFLAMGYQFQTAGLRLTTPAKSAFITGLVVVIVPMLLIFPRLRPAGSHAPSWNAYLGAVLAFTGIVLLTTPAHGALDFHTANLGDLLSLGCAFGFAFHMLALAHFSPRFPFEQLAVLQVGFATLFMALSLPIFEHPHLHLSARVWIAIAIAAVLATAAAFTIQSWAQQYLPATHTALLLTLEPVFAWLTSFVVLRERLGLRSGSGALLILAGIAVTELIPARIQATAHEAAPIL
- a CDS encoding TCR/Tet family MFS transporter is translated as MDSSETKAAPIAEVEAAPAQGRRAAVTFIMVTVALDMLAMGMIAPVLPRLVADFAGGSEAHGAEIYGLFGTVWAVMQFFFSPMLGALSDRFGRRPVILLSNFGLGMDYFVMALAPNLRWLFAGRLISGITAASIPTAMAYIADVTPPKKRAEAFGMISAAFGVGFVLGPALGGVLGNYNPKLPFWVAGAMSLLNACYGLFVLPESLGRELRGRFSWKRANPVGSLTLLRRHRELLGLAGVLFLSYLTQQSLMNTWVLYLDYRFHWTNRAVGLSLALVGVCSALVGALLVKKTVRALGDRLTLLLGLGVGWIGFATFGLAPTSALFVAGIPIMSIWGLCGPPAQGLMTRHVSAQEQGQLQGAVQCIRGLTALIGPGMFTSVFAWAVRPGNPVHLPGAPFVLAAAILLAALPLALLVTRNTAAA
- a CDS encoding M20/M25/M40 family metallo-hydrolase is translated as MSSAAPTSAFARVAQIAADRRVHAAFRWLHLQQPQVLHWQSELVSIPAPPFEERARAEWLCNRFRDFGLSDVRIDAVGNAVGLRHAALPCEDAVLLSAHLDTVFPSGTVIEPRLNGTRLEAPGACDNGAGLACLLALTAAFEHAGLVPECDIYFVGNVGEEGEGNLRGMRHIYDEAPWRDRITAHLVLDGAGHEVAVTDALGSQRFQVTITGPGGHSWTDSDRPNPITVLSQAIARIATLEMPASPRTTLNIGTIEGGTSVNTIPESATARIDTRSTAPEQLIRLEVEVHRAMEDAVLAANQQAAQRARKHAPLAFMIDKIGSRPAGRLRKDTALYDNLFAVDRHLNIHTEPRVASTDANIPLALGVPAVTLGGGGEGGGIHTRAEWYDARGRELGLRRVLLLLLAMAGI